From the genome of Vicia villosa cultivar HV-30 ecotype Madison, WI linkage group LG2, Vvil1.0, whole genome shotgun sequence, one region includes:
- the LOC131649236 gene encoding uncharacterized protein LOC131649236, with the protein MAPPLKTGSRNISYTFLNPNLDSLECLVKKITPDETTRFREKYGYILSLLKMPFTKYEQEGVHTLLQFYNPSLRCFTFPDYLLIPTLEEYSLFLGVPIKKGEVPYYSTMEAPTSIEISKALYLSKSVVDANLSERGRCQGFHMEFLVKRGCDAAEAKEWDTFRAILALSIYGILMFPNVPDFVDMSAIHLFILQNPVPTLLGDVYHSVHQKNRQKKGLVRCFAPLLYRWFRSHLPERGAFVDSRHTSKWAERIMGLRAKDIVWYNRSLEDREVIMSCGRFNNVPLMGIRGGINYNPVLARRTYGYAFVNPPEQSEIAENIFYHVVTDNGQMVEAVQAWKNICWRDKKHFGQRDCATYEDYTKWVETVANTQGMPFPIKDPLYPPVGAQPNIVSMPRYNETVEQNRKLTEQMETMQGSTSQKRPRMVVDPKSTKIQERKIKEHYEDQLAELTKRLQIQTDIAKSEKARRKKADKLLLERQARIEGCYEEIRKLKGRVEEKGQSDTQAQEEARGWELRSRYLETMHFRKDLLIQEVVKRPTHAETKKLIFCTSNMVVELMDYGCLSWLRFVISHYLVVLVRDKAENS; encoded by the exons ATGGCTCCTCCATTGAAGACTGGTAGTCGCAACATCTCTTACACATTTCTAAATCCGAATCTGGATTCTCTCGAGTGTTTGGTTAAGAAGATCACGCCGGATGAAACAACCAGGTTCCGTGAAAAGTACGGGTATATTCTGAGTCTCctcaagatgccgttcaccaaATACGAGCAAGAAGGAGTTCATACCTTGCTTCAGTTCTACAACCCTTCTCTCCGTTGCTTCACGTTCCCTGACTACCTTTTGATTCCCACATTGGAAGAATATTCTCTTTTCCTTGGTGTTCCGATCAAGAAAGGGGAAGTTCCGTACTATAGCACCATGGAGGCTCCCACTTCTATTGAAATCTccaaggctctttatttgagcaagtcagtTGTTGATGCAAATCTTTCCGAGAGAGGAAGATGTCAGGGTTTTCATATGGAGTTCCTGGTCAAAAGAGGGTGTGATGCTGCTGAAGCGAAAGAATGGGACACTTTTAGGGCTATCCTGGCTCTAAGTATCTATGGTATCCTAATGTTTCCGAACGTGCCTGATTTTGTTGACATGAGTGCAATCCATTTGTTCATTCTACAGAATCCTGTTCCTACACTCTTGGGGGATGTTTATCATTCAGTTCATCAAAAGAACCGtcaaaagaagggtttggtcagATGTTTTGCTCCTTTGCTATACCGTTGGTTCAGATCGCATTTGCCTGAACGTGGAGCTTTCGTCGATAGTAGGCACACCTCTAAATGGGCTGAAAGGATTATGGGACTTAGAGCCAAAGACATTGTATGGTATAACAGATCTTTGGAAGACAGGGAAGTTATCATGAGTTGTGGAAGGTTCAATAATGTGCCCCTCATGGGTATTAGAGGTGGGATCAATTATAATCCCGTCTTGGCTAGGAGAACTTATGGATATGCTTTCGTCAATCCTCCTGAGCAATCTGAGATAGCTGAGAACATTTTTTATCATGTGGTCACCGACAATGGGCAGATGGTAGAAGCTGTACAAGCCTGGAAGAACATTTGTTGGAGAGACAAGAAGCATTTTGGTCAAAGGGACTGTGCGACTTATGAAGACTATACTAAGTGGGTCGAAACTGTGGCTAATACCCAAGGGATGCCTTTCCCTATTAAGGATCCTTTGTACCCTCCTGTTGGCGCACAACCCAACATCGTCTCCATGCCTCGTTATAATGAGACTGTTGAGCAGAATCGGAAATTGACTGAACAGATGGAGACAATgcaa GGAAGCACTTCTCAAAAGAGGCCGAGAATGGTTGTCGATCCCAAGTCCACTAAGATTCAAGAGAGGAAGATCAAAGAGCATTATGAGGATCAGTTGGCGGAATTGACAAAAAGGCTCCAAATCCAGACTGATATAGCCAAATCAGAGAAAGCCCGTCGAAAGAAAGCAGACAAGCTCCTTCTGGAACGTCAAGCAAGGATTGAGGGGTGTTATGAAGAGATTCGCAAGTTGAAGGGTCGAGTGGAAGAGAAGGGCCAAAGTGATactcaagctcaagaggaagccagAGGTTGGGAATTGAGAAGCCGTTACTTGGAGACCATGCATTTCAGAAAGGACCTATTGATTCAAGAAGTTGTTAAAAGACCAACCCATGCTGAGACCAAAAAGct aatattttgtacttcaaacATGGTTGTGGAATTAATGGATTATGGTTGTTTATCTTGGTTGCGCTTTGTTATTTCTCATTATCTTGTAGTGTTGGTTCGAGACAAAGCTGAAAATTCTTGA